One Paramisgurnus dabryanus chromosome 8, PD_genome_1.1, whole genome shotgun sequence DNA window includes the following coding sequences:
- the LOC135770796 gene encoding myelin-associated glycoprotein-like, giving the protein MVVFPSSLFAFVLCLRASSAGVDSWNAEIPNSVVGLSGSCVVIPCKFNYPSDRKSYYQFTGIWYTDKYDIIYHKETNKIISKFRGRTTLLGDLHQKDCTLKINSLHHSDGGTYMFRIEIKDLDKATFLKNKVSISVKDLPEQPTISVKEEVMSQRKATATCIVSHSCSSDPPRLTWSHEGTLTSLSHPQDHGQWRLTSSLTFTPSREDHNKPLICSADFSGGNKVTSSKTLKVKYPPYNVNMMSYSPVKENTSVKLICSCDSNPPASFQWISLNGSLLANGPTYKLNQVSRYTEAISCTANNTEGQNNSGPQKINVLYPPYNVNVKSNSPVKENTSVELICTCDSNPPAKFQWISLNGSLLANGPTYKLNHVSRYTEAISCTASNTEGRNSSGPQKINVLYPPEIKNESSCKSGPLTVCVCIVDSNPPSEVKWLGLSTTFPSSSIEQNGFLSTFTLQGWLGFPDAINCSASNSEGNSVITMQVPHRGMIIYIVVATAAVLVTLVVISVCVAKRHRKEEKINDIYTYNKDDSNDYENWECDDKDLPRGQHEDEAVYANTSK; this is encoded by the exons ATGGTGGTCTTCCCGAGCAGTTTATTTGCATTCGTTCTCTGCCTAAGAg CATCATCTGCTGGTGTTGACTCTTGGAATGCTGAAATACCAAATTCAGTAGTGGGTCTGTCTGGATCATGTGTGGTGATCCCTTGTAAGTTCAACTACCCATCAGATAGAAAGTCATACTACCAATTTACAGGAATCTGGTACACAGATAAATATGACATAATCTATCACAAAGAGACTAACAAAATCATCAGCAAATTCAGGGGTCGCACAACTCTTCTTGGTGATCTGCATCAGAAAGACTGCACTTTGAAAATCAACTCTTTACATCACAGCGATGGTGGAACGTACATGTTTCGCATCGAGATCAAAGATTTAGACAAGGCCACATTCTTGAAGAATAAAGTTTCTATTTCAGTGAAAG ATTTACCTGAACAACCCACCATATCGGTGAAGGAGGAAGTGATGTCACAAAGAAAAGCGACTGCTACTTGTATCGTGTCACATTCCTGCTCGTCTGACCCGCCCCGTCTCACCTGGAGCCATGAAGGCACTCTCACGAGTCTCTCTCATCCACAAGATCACGGTCAATGGAGATTAACATCATCTCTGACCTTCACACCCTCCAGAGAAGATCATAATAAACCTCTCATCTGCTCTGCAGACTTCAGTGGTGGGAATAAAGTGACCAGCAGCAAAACACTCAAAGTTAAAT ATCCtccatataatgtaaatatgatgaGTTACTCGCCGGTGAAGGAGAACACATCTGTTAAACTGATCTGCTCTTGTGACAGTAATCCACCTGCTAGTTTCCAGTGGATTAGTTTAAATGGATCTTTGTTGGCAAATGGACCCACCTATAAACTGAATCAAGTGTCCCGGTATACTGAAGCCATATCCTGCACCGCCAATAACACAGAGGGACAAAACAACTCCGGGCCTCAGAAGATTAATGTGTTGT ATCCTCCATATAATGTAAATGTGAAGAGTAACTCGCCGGTGAAGGAGAACACATCTGTTGAACTGATCTGCACCTGTGACAGTAATCCGCCTGCTAAATTCCAGTGGATTAGTTTAAATGGATCTCTGTTGGCTAATGGACCCACTTATAAACTGAATCATGTGTCCCGGTATACTGAAGCCATATCCTGCACCGCCAGTAACACAGAGGGAAGAAACAGCTCCGGTCCACAGAAGATTAATGTGTTGT ATCCTCCTGAGATAAAAAACGAGTCTTCCTGCAAATCAGGGCCTCTTACAGTCTGTGTTTGTATCGTGGACTCCAACCCACCCAGTGAAGTCAAGTGGCTTGGTCTCTCAACAACTTTCCCCAGCTCCAGCATTGAACAAAATGGTTTTCTTAGCACCTTTACCCTTCAGGGGTGGCTGGGTTTCCCTGACGCTATCAATTGCTCTGCCAGTAACAGCGAGGGAAACTCTGTCATAACTATGCAAGTGCCGCATCGTG GTATGATCATATATATTGTGGTCGCCACAGCTGCTGTTTTGGTTACTCTAGTGGTCATTTCAGTTTGTGTAGCCAAAAGACACCG caaagaagagaaaatcaatGACATTTACACATACAACAAAGATGACTCAAATGATTATGAGAACTGGGAG TGTGATGACAAAGACCTGCCACGTGGGCAACATGAAGATGAAGCAGTCTATGCTAACACGTCAAAATAA